One stretch of Cygnus atratus isolate AKBS03 ecotype Queensland, Australia chromosome 28, CAtr_DNAZoo_HiC_assembly, whole genome shotgun sequence DNA includes these proteins:
- the SSR2 gene encoding LOW QUALITY PROTEIN: translocon-associated protein subunit beta (The sequence of the model RefSeq protein was modified relative to this genomic sequence to represent the inferred CDS: deleted 1 base in 1 codon) — MKLPILAVFALFYVAHCEEGARLLASKSLLNRYAVEGRDLTLQYNIYNVGSSAALDVELSDDSFPPEDFGIVSGMLNVKWDRIAPASNVSHTVVLRPLKAGYFNFTSATITYLAQEGGQVVVGFTSAPGQGGILAQREFDRRFSPHFLDWAAFGVMTLPSIGIPLLLWYSSKRKYDTPKTKKN, encoded by the exons atGAAGCTCCCAATTCTTGCTGTGTTTGCCCTGTTCTATGTGGCCCACTGTGAAGAAGGTGCTAGGCTCCTGGCCTCC AAATCTCTATTAAACAGATATGCTGTGGAGGGGAGAGACTTGACGCTGCAGTACAACATCTACAATGTTGGTTCTAG TGCTGCTTTAGATGTGGAGCTGTCGGATGATTCTTTTCCTCCGGAGGATTTTGGCATTGTCTCTGGGATGCTCAATGTCAAGTGGGACAGGATTGCTCC AGCAAGCAATGTGTCCCACACTGTGGTTCTGCGGCCTCTCAAAGCTGGATATTTCAATTTCACCTCTGCTACCATCACGTATCTGGCACAGGAGGGTGGACAGGTTGTG GTTGGTTTCACAAGTGCTCCTGGGCAAGGAGGAATCTTGGCTCAGCGTGAATTCGACAGGAGGTTCTCCCCTCACTTT CTGGACTGGGCAGCTTTTGGTGTGATGACTCTGCCCTCCATTGGGATCCCGCTGCTGCTGTGGTACTCGAGCAAGAGAAAGTACGACACCCCCAAGACCAAAAAGAACTGA